The Salmo salar chromosome ssa06, Ssal_v3.1, whole genome shotgun sequence sequence aataaaactgtccttctttagactagttgagtatcagcatttgtgggtttgattacaggctcgaaatggctagaaacaaataactttctgcTGAAACTCGtctgtctattcttgttctgagaaattatggctattccatgagagaaattgccaagaaactgaagatctcgtataatgctgtgtactactcccttcacagaacagcgcaaactggccctaaccagaatagaaagagaagtggaaggccccggtgcacaactgagcaagaggataagtacattagagtgactagtttgagaaacagacacctcacaagtcctcaactggcagcttcattaaatggtacacgcaaaacaacagtctcaacgtcaattgtgaagaggcgactccgggatgctgaccttctaggcagagttgcaaagaaaaagccatatctcagcctggccaataaaaataaaagattaagatgggcaaaagaacacagacactggacagaggaactctgaactaTTTGTTTCTGTCCATAACTGGGATccaacacacaaccttctgatccagaATCATGGGATTACACCCAGCCACCGTACCTGTCCATAATGCCCTAGaaaaacccaagcctacttgatggtaatagcgttCACTGTTGCCCTTATTGGCTTGTTTTGATGGCATTTCCCTACGTCCTCGGAACATGGATAAACATCCAATTTCGACGTCAATCTTGAACAATCTCTCTAGATATCACTTCTTAGTAATGAATAAAGGACTGATGAGAACTGCAATGGTTGTTCCTTACTTTGGGAAGAGGTTTGGCACAGGTCCACCATGGCGCTCTCCTCTCTGCATGGAGAGGAAAGAACACAACTTTAAAGGTATCTATTCCAACCTATGCAAACATTTTTACATATAGAGCTGAAAcccagagaggggggcagagcatCTATGGGTGTGTAATCCACACCATGCAAAGATCCAAcaccatgcaaacacacacacacacacacacacacacacacacacacacacacacacacacacacacacacacacacacacacacacacacacacacacacacacacacacacactcctcaccccCCTACACTGTCAGCAGCTGGAGCCTCCCCCCTGCATCCACCAGAGAACAGCATATTGCCACAGTGCCCCTGCTGGCCAGAGGACAAACATGCAGCAGATTTTAAATACTAACTTCTCTATTTGAAGCTTTCATTAAACCTTTTCAGCTTTAACTCCATTCTAACTAGCTTTTACTATAACTAGCTTTTCATTACTTGTTATGCCTCACCAAAAACCTGAATAGCAATCACTTTCACTCAGAGACTTTCCTCAGACTATCATGTTAACAATAACAAACCAACATTGATTTATCAGAAACACCACGTTAGTGTAGTACAGCAGGCTCACCATAGagtaaacactgtaaacactAGACTTTAACAAGACTTTCATAGCCAACATCGATCCTCAGTGATCATTCACCCAGGCAGCACTACCTTGTTGTCAGAGTGAGACTCCACCCTTCTCTCCATGATGGGTGTGATTGGAcgcatctctgtctgtctattgGGTGGAGGCGGGGGCGGGGGTCTGCCGTGGCTGCTGCCTCCTGATTGGTCTAGCAGGTTGTCCATACTGTGGGTGCTCCTAAGGGTGGAGCTACTGAAGGGTCAAAGATCACCAAAAGTCAAAACAGCATTAGCATTAGCAAGTATTTTTAGAATATAAAACACGATCAACATAACTCACTAGCAATGTTTCATAATTCACATATAATTTCCCTTGAGGGGACATTTGGGTAAACTGTCCCTTTAAGAGACAGTGGAGCTAGAGGATCACCTGGAGCCAGTTGATATTGGGGCCTCCTCCAGTGGCCCCACATAGGCAGCTGGGAACCAGCCCTGACTGTGGGGGGAAACAGAGAAGAGATACATTTCTATGAGTTTCTATGAAGGACAGAGAGCTATGGCATGCTAACATTCAGCACGTCATAAGCAAGTaagctaaaaatatatatattaaaacagGTTAAAATTTTCTGATACATATCCCAAATACTACAGTATCTAGTGGAGTATCTCTCAAACGGATTGAAGTTTTCCTTATACAATGTTGTTCTGTGAGATCAGCTCTGCCACAAAGGCaggagcatctctctctctctctccctccctctccctcaccatgAGCTGTTCTCTGCCCGGCCATAGAGCCAGCCGTTACGGGGCTTCTGCACCAGCACGCTCACCACCTCCCCCCGGGATAAGGGCAGCAGGGTGGGGCTGTTGGAGTTAGCGGGGTGGGACACCAGAGCTCTCATAggtctccctcctccaccttcaCCCATACCTAGGGACTCCCCAATTGAGCTGGAGCGGGAACGGGTGTTTTGGGGTGATGGGCCTGGAGTGGGggcggggggaggggggggtgaaggttgagaggggagggaggaaagaggagaggatgtgTGAACATCAGAGGGCCAGGAGGGCAGGTCATAGGAGAGGAAAGACACCTGAACACTTTGGGTATGGTATGTACATAGTATTTATTTATGGTATGGttacagagccagacagaggacTCCTGATGGACATACTGTAACCTGTTTTATCATGAACATTGCCATTGACGGCTTCGaccaaagtagtcaactgggcaTGAAGATGAGTACTCTATCTAACTCTATCGGTTTGGTATACTGTAGTGCATATATATAGTATATCATGCCCCCACCTCTGGAGGGCACTCTTCCCAGAGGCTGCTCCTCTTTGCCTGACCATTggctccccctgtcctcctccctcattCTGGACGTGTTGTCCTGGTCCAGGCGAGAGGGGTTCTGGGATCCAGGTCGTCTGGTGGCGTTGACCTGGTCTCTCCATCCATCAGCTATCTGCTGTAGGCCTCCCCCTGCCCCTGTCTGGCCCatcgaaaacacacacacattacattacTTTCATTGAACTTGTTTATTGATTGGCTTTAATCTAGTCAGGAAACGCACTCTCTTCTCTCTTACTttggtgactctctctctctctctctctctctctctctctcaaaaaaaacaaaaacagaaaggATCAAACTAGGTATGGTGGAGCCTACTTATTCATTCCCTTTAAATCCACAAATTGGAGAAAACAAGGAAAAGGCCAGGAGCAGGTTGTCATATTGGAAACCAGCCAAGGTTCTTTCTATGATGAATGTGGTTTATGACACTATT is a genomic window containing:
- the LOC106607403 gene encoding brain-specific angiogenesis inhibitor 1-associated protein 2-like protein 2 isoform X1, coding for MEEERRYRFLAEKHCGLTQSIIYLMNKTGAGGGLQQIADGWRDQVNATRRPGSQNPSRLDQDNTSRMREEDRGSQWSGKEEQPLGRVPSRGPSPQNTRSRSSSIGESLGMGEGGGGRPMRALVSHPANSNSPTLLPLSRGEVVSVLVQKPRNGWLYGRAENSSCQGWFPAAYVGPLEEAPISTGSSSSTLRSTHSMDNLLDQSGGSSHGRPPPPPPPNRQTEMRPITPIMERRVESHSDNKRGERHGGPVPNLFPKGTNPFATVKLKPTSTDDRSAPRLRR
- the LOC106607403 gene encoding brain-specific angiogenesis inhibitor 1-associated protein 2-like protein 2 isoform X2, translating into MEEERRYRFLAEKHCGLTQSIIYLMNKTGAGGGLQQIADGWRDQVNATRRPGSQNPSRLDQDNTSRMREEDRGSQWSGKEEQPLGRVPSRGPSPQNTRSRSSSIGESLGMGEGGGGRPMRALVSHPANSNSPTLLPLSRGEVVSVLVQKPRNGWLYGRAENSSCQGWFPAAYVGPLEEAPISTGSSSTLRSTHSMDNLLDQSGGSSHGRPPPPPPPNRQTEMRPITPIMERRVESHSDNKRGERHGGPVPNLFPKGTNPFATVKLKPTSTDDRSAPRLRR